In the Hordeum vulgare subsp. vulgare chromosome 7H, MorexV3_pseudomolecules_assembly, whole genome shotgun sequence genome, one interval contains:
- the LOC123410027 gene encoding probable indole-3-pyruvate monooxygenase YUCCA11 encodes MEKSAPPVIIVGAGPSGLAASACLARRGVDIIVLERDDCVGSLWQKRAYDRLHLHLPKQASALPHLPHADDAPAYLPRDHFVRYLDAYADRFAVRARLRLRREVRSARFLDGRWEVEAINLGTGDAERYVARYLVVATGEFDEKVVPEVPGLDTFPGKAIHAGEYRSAEGMRGKEVLVVGCGNSGMEIALDLAQAGAAASIVVRGELHLMTREIMNASTALFAYLPVWMIDRLALFACRIVFGDTARHGLPRPDVGPFTRKIQSNAYPVIDVGTYDKIKSGQIKVLPAMTSIEGDVVEFAGGERHRFDAIVFATGYRSTAKKWLKSDGGGLIGDDGMASGRCPKGENGLYRAGLAGRGIYGSGTDGEFIAEDISRQLLQGSGDDGGDGAITANDGGDGV; translated from the exons ATGGAGAAGAGCGCGCCGCCGGTGATCATCGTTGGGGCGGGGCCGTCGGGGCTGGCTGCGTCGGCGTGCCTGGCACGGCGCGGGGTGGATATCATCGTACTCGAGCGGGATGACTGCGTCGGCTCGCTGTGGCAGAAGCGCGCCTACGACCGTCTCCACCTGCACCTCCCCAAGCAGGCAAGCGCCCTCCCTCACCTGCCGCACGCCGACGACGCGCCGGCCTACCTTCCTCGCGACCACTTCGTCCGCTACCTCGACGCCTACGCCGACCGCTTCGCCGTGCGCGCGCGCCTCCGGCTCCGCCGCGAGGTCCGCTCCGCGCGCTTCCTGGACGGCAGGTGGGAGGTGGAGGCCATCAACCTCGGCACCGGCGACGCGGAGCGGTACGTGGCGAGGTACCTGGTGGTGGCCACGGGGGAGTTCGATGAGAAGGTGGTGCCCGAGGTGCCTGGGCTGGACACGTTCCCCGGCAAGGCCATCCATGCCGGCGAGTACCGGTCCGCCGAGGGGATGCGGGGAAAGGAAGTGCTCGTCGTCGGCTGCGGCAACTCCGGAATGGAGATCGcccttgacctggcccaggccggCGCCGCCGCCTCCATCGTCGTCCGCGGCGAGCTCCACCTCATGACGAGGGAGATCATGAACGCTTCCACGGCGCTGTTCGCGTACCTGCCCGTCTGGATGATCGACCGGCTGGCGCTGTTCGCGTGCCGCATCGTGTTCGGCGACACGGCCAGGCACGGCCTCCCGCGGCCTGACGTCGGGCCCTTCACCAGAAAGATTCAGAGCAACGCCTACCCAGTCATCGACGTAGGCACCTACGACAAGATCAAGAGCGGCCAGATCAAGGTGCTGCCGGCGATGACGAGCATCGAAGGGGACGTGGTGGAGTTCGCCGGCGGGGAGCGGCACCGCTTCGATGCCATCGTCTTCGCCACCGGGTACCGCAGCACGGCAAAGAAGTGGCTCAAG AGCGACGGCGGCGGGCTGATCGGTGACGATGGGATGGCGTCCGGGAGATGTCCCAAGGGGGAGAATGGGTTGTACCGCGCTGGGCTGGCAGGGAGAGGGATCTACGGCAGCGGCACAGACGGGGAGTTCATCGCGGAGGACATCAGCAGGCAGCTGCTTCAGGGCTCTGGCGATGACGGAGGCGATGGAGCCATCACCGCCAACGACGGTGGCGATGGGGTATAG